DNA sequence from the Candidatus Fluviicola riflensis genome:
ATAAATCAAAACGAAAAGAGGATCCGGTGATAAGTACGGAGAGTTAGGGTGATTAGAATTTTTCAAAAACCACCTTTATGTTTAAGCAGAAACCATCTTTCGTAATTTGGATTGGCTTATGTCTGCTTTTGCTGGCCCAATGCACCATGCAAAAACGGGTGTATCGTAAAGGATGGTACATATCGTTTAAGAAAGAATGGCGTAATCCAGGTAATGATCGATCGCAGAAATTTGAAACCGATAATCAACAAGCAGATCTGAATACGATTGCTTCTGTTTCTGATATTCCATCATTTGAAAGTCAATACATAGAAAATGGCTTTTTTGATTCGGTACCGAAAACCGATTCAAAGATGGAGGAACTTCCCGTTGGTACCGTTTTTCCTGTAGTTGAAAATGAAGATACCATTTCGGAAATTACAGCCGGTTCCGAGCGTCTTTCCGCGAAACCGTCGAAAGCTTCAACCAGGCCGGATTGGACGAAAAAACTGGCAATCTTTCTGTTTTGTGCTTCGATTATCCTGATGATAGCATTACTGATCGCTACTTCTCCGGTAGATTTAGCAACTTCTACCATGTTCGCCGGAATCATGCTGGCAGTAGTGTTTTTAGCGTTTCTGATCGGATTATCAGTCTATAACAATAAGAAGAAATCAGCAAAGAAGAAGCCTTTGCCTGAGAAGAAAATGCGGCTGATGACACAGGAAGAACAAGCTGAAAAAAATAATCGCCGTAAACGCGGTGCCATCGTGATAACCATTTTTACAGGAATTGTGTTTTTACTTTTTGTGATGGGAGCTATTACGATGAGCACTTATCTTTTCCTGATTCCCGTTGCGCTTATCACAGCTTTTTTCATCATTTTGGCTTGGGTAGAATTTAAACGTCCGCGCAGCTTGGAAATGACGGAGGATAATGAAACCCCTGAAAAACAATACCGCCAAAAAACAGACGCGGAAATGCAAAAGGAAATCAGGTTACAAAAGCGTAAATCAATCGCTTCGGCGATCTTTTGGACCTTGGTTTTAGCCATCATTCTGTTGATTGCCATTCCGATAGAATCATACTTACTTCTATTCTTTGGTGGTTTGATATGTTTAGCATTTATTCTGGGAGCTTGTCTGGAATATTTCAGATGGAAACCGGAAGACTCAGTTGAAATTGTGTCCGTTTCTCAACAAGAACCATTAGAAGAGGGAGTCGAAAAGCAAAAACCAGTCAAAACACCTGAAGAGCAACGGAAATTGAACCGAAAAAGAAATATTGTAGTGGGCCTCTTTTTTGCCATCATAGCAGCGTTTTTTATATTCAGTGCAAAGAATTGAAATCGGTTGAAACCATCCCTAAAATGGTTAATTTTGATCAAAATTATTCCGCATGATTCCGTTTTCACCTCCCCGTATTGATCAACGTGTTATTGACGAAGTAACTGCTGCCTTGAAAAGCGGCTGGATTACCACAGGCCCGCGTACCAAACAATTCGAAAAGGAAATCACCGCCTATTGTGGCAATAAAACAACTGTTGCCGTCAATTCATGGACAGCCGGTATGGAAGTGCTGCTCAACTGGTGGGGAATCGGTGAAGGCGATGAGGTGATTTTACCCGCTTATACCTATTGTGCGAGCGCCAATGTGATCATTCATTCAGGAGCAAAACCGGTAATGGTTGACCTGAACCCGGAAGATTTTAACATGAGCGTGGAAGCTGTTCGCAAAGCAATTACACCCCGTACCAAAGCGATTATGCCGGTTGATATTGCCGGTTTTCCCTGCGATTACGATGCGCTGTATGCCTTGGTTGAAAGTGTGAAAGATCAGTTTCAGCCTGGAAGTGAATTCCAGAAACAACTGGGGCGGATTCTTATTCTTGCAGATGCTGCACATAGTTTTGGAGCTACAGTCAACGGAAAACGTTCCGGCAGTTTAGCCGATATCACTTGTTTTTCGTTCCACGCGGTAAAAAATCTTTCCACGGCTGAAGGTGGAGCAATGCTGATTAACCTTCCTGATTCATTTGATCACGAAGCTATTTACAAGGAATTATGTATTAAAATCCTGCACGGACAATCGAAAGATGCGCTGGCAAAAGCCCAGAAAGGCAACTGGCGCTACGATGTGATGGAGCCTGGCTTCAAGTGCAATATGACCGATATTCAGGCAGCACTTGGATTGGTGGAATTGGACCGTTACCAGGAAAACATGGACCGCCGGAAAGAAATTTTCCGTCAGTACGATGCCGGTTTTACCGATCAATCATGGGCGATCAAACCGCTTTATAAAACTGCCGACAGAGAAACCTGTTATCACTTGTATCTTTTGAGAATAGCCGGAGCTACAGAATCGCAACGAGATGCAATTATGCAGGCGATTTTCGATCAGGATGTTTCGGTGAACGTGCATTTTCAGCCTTTGCCGATTTTGACTGCTTACAAATCACGCGGTTACAACATGGCCGATTATCCGGAAGCATGGAACAAGTATTCCAATGAAATTACGCTTCCTGTTTACTTCGATTTGACGGATGCGCAGGTACAGACCGTGATCAAAGCGGTGAAACAAGCCGTGAAACAGGTAATGGGATGAAACGGTTATTTGACTGCGTTGTTTCTTTCCTGATTCTGAGCTGTTTTTTACCGTTCGGAATTCTGATTTCCCTGGCAATAGCACTGGAAAGCAGAGGTGGTGTTTTCTACCGTCAGGAACGCATCGGACAATTCGGAAAACCTTTTCGTTTGTGGAAATTCCGTACCATGCGCAAGAATGCTGATCAATTCGGAAAGCTCACCGTGGGAATGCGCGATCCGCGAATCACTCGTGTTGGATTGTTTATCCGAAAAGTGAAACTGGACGAATTTCCGCAATTTTTAAACGTTTTAAGCGGAGAAATGAGTATTGTGGGTCCACGTCCCGAGGTACAGGAATACGTCGCCGAATACACCGCAGAGCAGCGCCGGGTATTGGAAGTAAAACCAGGAATTACCGATTATGCCTCGCTGGAATATTACAATGAAAATGAGCTTCTAGGCAAATCAGACGATCCGCGAAAAACCTACATCGAGGAAGTGATGCCGGCCAAAATCGAACTGAATAAAAAATACATTGCCAATCCGACCATCGGGCATGATTTGAAGATTATGTGGATGACGTTCTTAAAAATTATAAATTGAAAATGTAAAATTGAAAAGATTGAAAAATCGTTCAAAGATGGTTTACACCCCTTTTACATTTTAAATTTTCCATTTTCAATTATTTTTTAAATACCAAATACACCGCCGCCACAATCAAACAAAACGCCGCAATGTGATTCCACTTAAACGATTCGCCTTTAAAAACGATCACCGTAAACACCATGAAAACCAGCAGGGAAATCACTTCCTGGATGACCTTGAGTTGAATGAGCGAGAATGGCCCGTCATTCCCTTTGTAGCCGATTCGGTTGGCGGGAACCTGTAGGCAATATTCGAAAAATGCAATACCCCAACTTACAAGAATCGCTGCTGAAAGCACCCAGAAAGTCATTTTCTTCGAATTCTCCGATTTCAAATGTCCATACCAGGCAACAGTCATAAACACATTCGAAAGCACCAAAAGCGCAATACTATAGAATCCTTTCATTGGGGTTTTTGCCAGAAAAATACACAGGAATTATCAATTATGAATTCGAAAATGATGAAGTGGATTCATCTTTATAATTCATAATTACTGTTTGTAGACATTTTTCTTCTCAATAAACCCATCCACACTTTCAACCAGCAAAAATACCCACCCCGAAGGCAAATCGCTGAGCGAGTAACATTCATTGGGCATGCCGGTTGGTTTGATCTCACGGCCGTTGATGTCGAAAAAATCGATGCTCTTAATTTCTTTGGAAGATTTTATGATGAGCAGATCGCTTGTCGGATTCGGAAAACAGCGCAAATCCCATTGATTCAATGTGTCCACTTTTCCAAGAGTTGGTTCGGTAGTTTCCTGCGCGGAGAGTTGACAAGTAAATGCCAGCATTCCAATTGTGATCAAGCGTTTCATCTTTCTGTTTTTTGGTATAATCCATGGGTGATTTAATGGTTACACTAATAATGTTGAATGCTTAATTATCAATTATGAATTCGAAAATTATGAAGTGACTCCCTTGATAATTCATAATTCTCTCATTCATAGTTCTCATCGATTGTGTATCTTTCCTTCGTGAAACCGATCAAACTTTCAGAAGAAAACGCCGATTTTTTCGAGCGTGTATACGAAGTCGTCAAACTCATTCCGGAAGGAAGAGTGACTTCTTATGGTGCGATTGCCAATTATTTGGGTGCGAAACGATCCAGCAGAATGGTTGGTTGGGCAATGAATGCGGCGCATCAGCACCCGGGAATACCGGCACATCGCGTGGTAAACAGACAAGGATTACTTACAGGTAAAATGCATTTCCCCGATCCGGAAGAAATGGAAAAACGGCTTGCGTCAGAAGGAATTAAAGTGACGAATGATCAGGTGCAGGATTTTAAAACGGTCTATTGGAATCCGATAGAGGAATTGATGCTCTGATCAGGGATATTTTGAAATAAGAATTTCCTTGTCCACATTGCTATCCAATAATAACTTCGATTTATAACCGTTCAGTTCATTCAAAAAAACTTCCTTGTTACCCGATAAATGTGCGTGAAAATTAATTGTTTCGTCCAGCTCATTAAGTGTTTGCTCAAAATACCTGGTCTTGTCACCAGCATACCTGATCGAAGCTCTGATCTCCAATTCTTCTTCAACTAAATTTTTTGCTTGATTTAGCTGTTTATTGTATTCGGACTCGCA
Encoded proteins:
- a CDS encoding capsular biosynthesis protein, with the protein product MIPFSPPRIDQRVIDEVTAALKSGWITTGPRTKQFEKEITAYCGNKTTVAVNSWTAGMEVLLNWWGIGEGDEVILPAYTYCASANVIIHSGAKPVMVDLNPEDFNMSVEAVRKAITPRTKAIMPVDIAGFPCDYDALYALVESVKDQFQPGSEFQKQLGRILILADAAHSFGATVNGKRSGSLADITCFSFHAVKNLSTAEGGAMLINLPDSFDHEAIYKELCIKILHGQSKDALAKAQKGNWRYDVMEPGFKCNMTDIQAALGLVELDRYQENMDRRKEIFRQYDAGFTDQSWAIKPLYKTADRETCYHLYLLRIAGATESQRDAIMQAIFDQDVSVNVHFQPLPILTAYKSRGYNMADYPEAWNKYSNEITLPVYFDLTDAQVQTVIKAVKQAVKQVMG
- a CDS encoding glycosyl transferase, encoding MKRLFDCVVSFLILSCFLPFGILISLAIALESRGGVFYRQERIGQFGKPFRLWKFRTMRKNADQFGKLTVGMRDPRITRVGLFIRKVKLDEFPQFLNVLSGEMSIVGPRPEVQEYVAEYTAEQRRVLEVKPGITDYASLEYYNENELLGKSDDPRKTYIEEVMPAKIELNKKYIANPTIGHDLKIMWMTFLKIIN
- a CDS encoding cysteine methyltransferase gives rise to the protein MKLSEENADFFERVYEVVKLIPEGRVTSYGAIANYLGAKRSSRMVGWAMNAAHQHPGIPAHRVVNRQGLLTGKMHFPDPEEMEKRLASEGIKVTNDQVQDFKTVYWNPIEELML